The following coding sequences are from one Onychomys torridus chromosome 14, mOncTor1.1, whole genome shotgun sequence window:
- the Lin52 gene encoding protein lin-52 homolog isoform X3, with product MGWKMASPTDGTDLEASLLSFEKLDRASPDLWPEQLPGVAEFAASFKSPITSSPPKWMAEIERDDIDMLKELGSLTTANLMEKVRGLQNLAYQLGLDEFYR from the exons ATGGGCTGGAAGATGGCGTCTCCCACGGACG GGACAGATTTGGAAGCATCTTTGCTAAGTTTTGAGAAACTTGACCGAGCCTCGCCGGATCTTTGGCCGgaacaat tacCAGGAGTTGCTGAATTTGCAGCTTCTTTCAAAAGT CCCATCACTAGCTCTCCACCAAAATGGATGGCTGAAATAGAACGTGATGACATCGATATGTTGAAAG AGCTGGGGAGCCTCACCACAGCTAATTTGATGGAGAAGGTACGAGGCCTCCAGAACCTGGCCTATCAGCTGGGACTGGATGAGT